A DNA window from Branchiostoma lanceolatum isolate klBraLanc5 chromosome 17, klBraLanc5.hap2, whole genome shotgun sequence contains the following coding sequences:
- the LOC136423164 gene encoding uncharacterized protein, which yields MFIVFMIVVFLIIMNISFTIISESFAEVHKDLYNQENDYEIVDFLLSGLKKGLRLMKSMVVAMDEDEDRVPVYIDFEPECIVERSNQLFHSIIRLYVREGFEDEDTKVVLQEMSDSGISVDDLALSVMREHHNHGGSRKVHVYREDIDVEWCPELNSDGERVFVSQPCDSEWTLRETCSTAKRAAGRSDKRDSRGFSRSKIPKSVTFDDVFTGKASPPHHSRSQKPPTVHRQKGNRDSWYIPGPGSPDNIDVVHSNSYQATAGLSSTAVSRKPVALTTASTAAEKKPTGFPAAAVYVEPDEISLDNQILSDNDKEVENGFDFPTDERDLLTPAVYVAPSNDDGWQDMYDQLTDDCSGTVEELEVVPASEMGYVMDESGGETPDIWYSVPGEEDC from the exons ATGTTTATTGTGTTCATGATTGTCGTCTTCCTCATCATCATGAACATCTCCTTCACCATCATCAGCGAAAGCTTCGCCGAG GTTCACAAGGACTTATACAACCAGGAGAACGACTATGAAATCGTGGACTTTCTACTCAGCGGTCTGAAGAAGGGGCTCCGGCTGATGAAAAGCATGGTTGTGGCAATGGACGAGGATGAGGACAGAG TTCCTGTTTACATCGACTTCGAGCCGGAGTGCATCGTGGAGCGGTCCAACCAGCTGTTCCACTCCATCATCCGGCTGTACGTCAGGGAAGGGTTCGAGGATGAAGACACAAAAGTCGTCTTACAGGAGATGAG TGATTCAGGCATCTCCGTCGATGACTTGGCTCTATCCGTGATGCGGGAACATCATAACCATGGGGGATCCAGGAAGGTCCATGTCTACCGCGAAGACATCGATGTGGAGTGGTGTCCGGAACTGAACTCAGATGGAGAGCGTGTCTTCGTCAGCCAGCCCTGCGATAGCGAATGGACTCTGAGGGAAACTTGCAGCACGGCAAAGAGGGCAGCCGGCAGATCTGACAAGAGAGATTCCCGTGGCTTCTCCAGGTCTAAAATTCCAAAAAGCGTCACATTTGATGACGTTTTTACAGGCAAGGCATCGCCACCACATCATAGCCGGAGTCAGAAACCACCAACCGTACATCGTCAGAAGGGTAATAGAGACTCGTGGTACATACCCGGACCAGGCTCTCCAGATAACATTGACGTTGTCCACAGCAACAGTTACcaggcaacggcgggtctgtcTTCTACAGCTGTTTCCCGCAAACCTGTAGCCTTGACCACGGCCTCTACTGCAGCAGAGAAGAAACCCACTGGGTTTCCAGCCGCAGCCGTTTACGTTGAACCTGACGAGATTTCCCTAGACAACCAGATTTTGAGTGACAATGACAAGGAAGTTGAGAATGGGTTTGACTTCCCGACAGACGAGAGAGATCTTCTCACCCCAGCCGTTTATGTGGCGCCCTCTAACGACGATGGGTGGCAAGACATGTATGACCAACTCACCGATGACTGCAGCGGAACAGTTGAGGAACTCGAGGTGGTTCCTGCAAGTGAGATGGGCTATGTGATGGACGAGAGTGGCGGAGAGACGCCAGACATATGGTACTCTGTCCCTGGGGAAGAGGACTGTTAA